A region from the uncultured Holophaga sp. genome encodes:
- a CDS encoding inorganic phosphate transporter has product MLHYIPLTLIIIVMLAWVMDYINGFHDTANAIATVVSTGVLPGRIAVLMAGILNFVGALMGTQVATTIAKGVADTQLVIPAVVVAALLAAIIWNLFTWWFGIPSSSSHALIGGLAGAVVAHAGYRALHWTKLKEIGAFIVISPVMGFIIASVLIILILWIVRRKSPAKVNFAFRKLQLLSAAAMAYTHGLNDAQKAMGIICLGLITYKFLPGGAAKVVVPIWVKLGCAIMMGLGTATGGWKIIKTLGHRIAKLRPIHGFAAEAAGAIVLFTTGHLGIPVSTTHCITGAIMGVGASMNASAVKWGLAGNIVVAWVLTIPVSAALAAILFRIVAPLMM; this is encoded by the coding sequence ATGCTGCACTACATTCCGCTGACCCTGATCATCATCGTCATGCTCGCCTGGGTGATGGACTACATCAATGGTTTCCACGACACGGCCAATGCCATCGCCACCGTGGTCTCCACCGGCGTCCTCCCCGGGCGGATCGCGGTCCTCATGGCTGGCATCCTCAACTTCGTCGGCGCCCTCATGGGCACCCAGGTGGCCACCACCATCGCCAAGGGGGTGGCGGACACCCAACTGGTCATCCCCGCTGTGGTGGTGGCGGCGCTCCTGGCGGCCATCATCTGGAACCTCTTCACCTGGTGGTTCGGCATCCCCAGCAGCAGCAGCCATGCCCTCATCGGCGGACTCGCCGGCGCGGTGGTGGCCCATGCCGGCTACCGGGCCCTCCACTGGACCAAGCTCAAGGAGATCGGCGCCTTCATCGTGATCTCCCCGGTGATGGGCTTCATCATCGCCTCGGTGCTGATCATTCTGATCCTGTGGATCGTCCGGCGGAAATCCCCGGCCAAGGTCAACTTCGCCTTCCGCAAGCTCCAGCTGCTGTCCGCCGCGGCCATGGCCTACACCCACGGCCTGAACGACGCCCAGAAGGCCATGGGCATCATCTGCCTCGGCCTCATCACCTACAAGTTCCTGCCGGGCGGTGCAGCCAAGGTGGTGGTGCCCATCTGGGTCAAGCTGGGCTGCGCCATCATGATGGGCCTGGGCACCGCCACCGGCGGCTGGAAGATCATCAAGACCCTGGGCCACCGCATCGCCAAGCTCCGACCCATCCATGGCTTCGCCGCTGAGGCCGCCGGGGCCATCGTCCTCTTCACCACTGGTCACCTGGGCATCCCGGTGAGCACCACCCACTGCATCACCGGCGCCATCATGGGCGTGGGGGCCAGCATGAATGCCTCAGCCGTGAAGTGGGGCTTGGCGGGGAACATCGTGGTCGCCTGGGTGCTGACCATCCCCGTGAGCGCTGCCCTGGCGGCCATCCTCTTCAGGATCGTGGCGCCTCTGATGATGTAG
- a CDS encoding prepilin peptidase, producing the protein MPFLDLPTWLLSVILAAFGLVLGSFGNVLIHRLPQEAPEDRNVVTKGSHCPSCKTPIHWYHNVPLLGWLWLRGKCAACGWRIPFRYPLVELLSGLIFAASPWVFPFGSLIWLKGLICGYALLVLFFTDLTEFILPDVLQFPLMALGLIFTLPQLLWPGRTLSIWLTGNHLAVLELFHNGLQAAPAWSLFGEALDWKASLIGLVLGYGGPALFNQLYKWIRKTDGLGMGDFKMLAWLGAFWGWGPMLGILFGGALLGVIVALPLLITRRASGQTMLPFGCAMAVATFPIVFYGPALWTAYMGLIR; encoded by the coding sequence ATGCCCTTTCTCGACCTGCCCACCTGGCTCCTCTCCGTGATCCTCGCCGCCTTCGGCTTGGTTCTCGGATCCTTTGGCAATGTGCTGATCCACCGTCTGCCCCAGGAGGCCCCTGAAGACCGGAATGTGGTCACCAAGGGCAGCCACTGCCCCTCCTGCAAGACCCCCATCCACTGGTACCACAACGTCCCCCTCCTGGGCTGGCTTTGGCTGAGGGGGAAGTGCGCCGCCTGCGGCTGGCGCATCCCCTTCCGCTATCCCCTGGTGGAGCTGCTCTCGGGCCTGATCTTCGCAGCTTCCCCCTGGGTCTTCCCCTTCGGGAGCCTCATCTGGCTTAAGGGTCTCATCTGCGGCTACGCCCTGCTGGTGCTCTTCTTCACGGACCTCACCGAATTCATTCTCCCGGATGTCCTCCAGTTCCCCCTCATGGCCCTGGGACTGATCTTCACCCTGCCCCAGCTCCTCTGGCCCGGCCGGACCCTCAGCATCTGGCTCACGGGCAACCACCTGGCGGTGCTGGAGCTCTTCCACAACGGGCTGCAGGCCGCCCCCGCCTGGAGCCTCTTCGGCGAAGCCCTGGACTGGAAGGCCAGCCTCATCGGGCTCGTGCTGGGCTATGGCGGCCCCGCCCTCTTCAACCAGCTCTACAAGTGGATCCGCAAGACCGATGGCCTGGGCATGGGCGACTTCAAGATGCTGGCCTGGCTGGGCGCCTTCTGGGGCTGGGGCCCCATGCTGGGGATCCTCTTCGGAGGAGCCCTCCTGGGCGTGATCGTGGCCCTGCCCCTCCTCATCACTCGGCGCGCCTCGGGACAGACCATGCTCCCCTTCGGATGCGCCATGGCGGTGGCGACCTTCCCCATCGTCTTCTACGGCCCGGCCCTCTGGACCGCTTACATGGGTCTGATCCGATGA
- a CDS encoding MarC family protein: MTTFLTTFSAIFFIVDPLGLVPIFIAITAQATPAHRRAMARRATLVAFGIMAFFAVCGGLVFKLFGITMPAMRIAGGFLLLMTSIDMLRAQPTRTRSSPEEELEFENKADVAIVPLAMPLLAGPGSIVTAMVLAGRGPGYSSIPLVILSIALTCLIAFLLLRVAEPIQRLMGRSGIAVLERIMGLLLAAIGVQFMVDGVIEVMRHFH, translated from the coding sequence TTGACCACCTTCCTCACGACCTTTTCCGCCATCTTCTTCATCGTGGACCCCCTGGGTCTGGTGCCCATCTTCATCGCCATCACGGCCCAGGCGACACCGGCGCACCGACGGGCCATGGCCCGCAGGGCCACCCTGGTGGCCTTCGGCATCATGGCCTTCTTCGCCGTCTGCGGCGGTCTGGTCTTCAAACTCTTCGGGATCACCATGCCCGCCATGCGGATCGCCGGCGGCTTTCTGCTTCTCATGACCTCCATCGACATGCTCCGGGCCCAACCCACCCGCACCCGCTCTTCGCCGGAGGAGGAACTGGAGTTCGAGAACAAGGCCGATGTCGCCATCGTCCCCCTGGCCATGCCCCTTCTGGCAGGACCGGGCTCCATCGTCACGGCCATGGTCCTGGCCGGGCGGGGTCCGGGCTACAGCTCCATCCCCCTGGTGATCCTCTCCATCGCCCTGACCTGTCTCATCGCCTTCCTGCTCCTGCGGGTGGCCGAACCCATCCAGCGTCTGATGGGACGGAGCGGCATCGCCGTCCTGGAGCGCATCATGGGCCTCCTGCTCGCGGCCATCGGCGTGCAGTTCATGGTGGATGGCGTCATCGAGGTCATGCGGCACTTCCACTGA
- a CDS encoding DUF47 family protein, with amino-acid sequence MSFNAILKWIKPREVVFFDLLEQSASNVLESARAFDRGLRSVPVGDWAAFRRSIKELEHQGDETTHTILDRLDKTFVTPLEKEDIRSLAHVLDDIVDCIDSIAERLVIYRITKIPVPFQDMSALAVEASGELLKLISGLRKLTDTSEPRSRIRLIKELENHADTVYHQALGEMFERNLEVIELIKWKELFDTMERTVDAIDLAAQVVGSTIMKNA; translated from the coding sequence ATGTCTTTCAATGCCATCTTGAAGTGGATCAAGCCGAGGGAAGTGGTCTTCTTCGACCTGCTCGAGCAGTCCGCATCCAACGTCCTCGAGTCCGCCCGCGCCTTTGACCGCGGTCTCCGTTCCGTCCCCGTGGGGGACTGGGCGGCCTTCCGCCGTTCCATCAAGGAGCTGGAGCACCAGGGGGACGAGACGACCCACACCATTCTGGACCGCCTGGACAAGACCTTCGTCACCCCCCTGGAGAAGGAGGACATCCGGAGTCTTGCCCATGTGCTCGATGACATCGTGGACTGCATTGACTCCATCGCTGAGCGGCTGGTGATCTACCGGATCACCAAGATCCCGGTCCCCTTCCAGGACATGAGCGCCCTGGCGGTGGAGGCATCCGGTGAACTCCTCAAGCTGATCAGCGGCCTGCGGAAGCTCACCGACACCTCGGAGCCCCGCTCCCGGATCCGGCTCATCAAGGAGCTGGAGAACCACGCGGACACGGTTTACCACCAGGCCCTGGGGGAGATGTTCGAGCGCAACCTCGAGGTGATCGAACTCATCAAGTGGAAGGAGCTCTTCGACACCATGGAACGCACGGTGGATGCCATCGATCTGGCGGCGCAGGTGGTGGGCTCCACCATCATGAAGAACGCCTAG
- a CDS encoding ABC transporter substrate-binding protein → MMRILILMAACFSMLMGQVVQESFSSDPGPLDFIRGDGQEQIILQMLTGDALTGLDTAGRPVPRLATHWELRPAGILLHLRTDARFQDGNPVSPEDAAWTFRRIQTDPGACRTKRSALEGVEAEVHPGAILLRTHKPPERLLRELAFIPIARRGHPELGSGPFGLTRKEDAWILQARRQHFLTPRIQGFRFRLLPDSQAILQNLRKGWLSLGTVPPRPGLRPPPSYRELRQGTHAQLLLFSRLGPDPLRRFETWRRDAMPAGFLGPQAVASRGLWPESLGFPPATIAPPGRSEPEATRLEVLFAAGDELVQRLLLAYRARAARDGFDLVPRPVEPALLLEHLERGDFTLACALNLFEPHPWSVLDFMEPGGALNFCDWRDPAYEGLRAQLREARSPAWNRLAALWARHPAALPLLDFSSTLWVDQRLELIPSPMGLYFSTPGPSAWRFKP, encoded by the coding sequence ATGATGCGCATCCTGATTCTGATGGCGGCTTGCTTCAGCATGCTCATGGGGCAAGTTGTCCAGGAGAGCTTCTCCTCTGACCCGGGTCCGCTGGACTTCATCCGAGGTGACGGCCAGGAACAGATCATCCTCCAGATGCTCACCGGCGATGCCCTCACCGGACTGGACACGGCGGGCCGACCCGTGCCCCGACTGGCCACTCACTGGGAGCTCCGCCCCGCCGGGATCCTGCTCCACCTGCGCACCGATGCCCGTTTCCAGGACGGAAACCCCGTCTCCCCGGAGGATGCAGCCTGGACCTTCCGGCGCATCCAGACGGACCCCGGGGCCTGCCGGACCAAACGAAGCGCCCTGGAGGGCGTGGAGGCCGAGGTGCATCCCGGAGCCATCCTGCTCCGCACCCACAAGCCCCCGGAACGCCTCCTCCGGGAGCTGGCCTTCATCCCCATCGCCCGGCGGGGCCACCCGGAGCTCGGCAGCGGCCCCTTCGGACTCACCCGGAAGGAGGACGCCTGGATCCTCCAGGCCCGCCGTCAGCACTTTCTGACTCCCCGGATCCAGGGCTTCCGCTTCCGGCTCCTCCCGGACAGTCAGGCCATCCTGCAGAATCTGAGGAAGGGCTGGCTCTCCCTGGGCACGGTGCCCCCCAGGCCCGGACTCAGGCCCCCACCCAGCTATCGCGAGCTGCGCCAGGGCACCCATGCCCAGCTTCTCCTCTTCAGCCGCCTGGGCCCAGACCCCCTCAGGCGCTTCGAGACCTGGCGCCGGGATGCCATGCCTGCAGGGTTTCTGGGACCCCAGGCTGTGGCCAGCCGCGGCCTCTGGCCCGAGTCCCTGGGCTTCCCACCAGCCACCATCGCCCCGCCGGGGCGGAGCGAGCCTGAGGCCACCCGCCTGGAGGTCCTCTTCGCCGCCGGGGACGAACTCGTCCAGCGCCTGCTCCTGGCCTACCGGGCCCGGGCGGCCCGCGACGGCTTCGATCTGGTGCCCCGACCCGTGGAGCCCGCCCTCCTCCTCGAGCACCTGGAGCGGGGCGACTTCACTCTGGCCTGTGCCCTCAACCTCTTCGAGCCCCATCCCTGGAGCGTGCTCGATTTCATGGAACCCGGCGGCGCCCTCAACTTCTGCGACTGGCGGGATCCGGCCTATGAGGGGCTCCGGGCCCAGCTCCGGGAGGCCAGGAGCCCCGCATGGAACCGCCTGGCGGCGCTCTGGGCCAGGCATCCCGCAGCCCTGCCCCTCCTCGACTTCAGCAGCACCCTCTGGGTGGACCAGCGCCTGGAACTGATCCCCAGCCCCATGGGCCTCTACTTCAGCACTCCGGGCCCCAGCGCCTGGCGCTTCAAACCGTGA
- a CDS encoding APC family permease, with protein sequence MFNIRRVLLGPRLSSDATDEARLGKFVGLAVFSSDALSSVAYATQEIMAALSASGMALGAAGVTWLYGLSVPVALGIVGLLAILGTGYRQTIMAYPGGGGAYIVAKENLSERAAQTAGAALLTDYILTVAVSVSGGVAAMSSALPALQGYNVLLTILAIVLIAGANLRGVRESGSFFAIPTYLFVFCMGLLVLSGFWCWFRGASPPVPAPAELQHQLDHAQMLSGAALVWIFMRAYSAGCTALTGVEAISNGVTAFREPAARNASRTMIWMILLLGSLFLSITLLSHHFGVTYHHSTDPAVVSETLLSKLAKAIYGDVHQGLARIVYLATQISTFAILVVAANTAYAGFPRLAALQARDGFLPKQFAIQGDRLVFSNGIIILTVLASFLVWLLDANTDLLLPLYALGVFIGFTLCQLGMVVHWLRLRNKAPHWHTKAFINGVGALVSGIVMLDIGLTKFVHGAWIVVLLIPLMVHIFFRVHRHYISIKARLAVSRLEAFLPPKHHALVLVSGLHGGVVEALAYARLIAGDRVEALTVDLGSDGLCESPALERLRSDWTHYGMGVPLRSVPSPYRRIVEPILEEVVRFRQAEPDVCLTVILPEFVTHTWWERLLHGQMAFRIKAGLMMKPGVIVTSVRIHLPK encoded by the coding sequence ATGTTCAATATCCGCCGAGTCCTCCTCGGCCCCAGGCTCTCCAGTGACGCCACCGACGAGGCCCGCCTGGGGAAGTTCGTAGGGCTGGCGGTCTTCTCCTCGGATGCCCTCTCCTCGGTGGCCTACGCCACCCAGGAGATCATGGCGGCCCTCTCGGCCTCGGGCATGGCCCTGGGCGCCGCTGGGGTCACCTGGCTCTATGGTCTGTCGGTACCCGTGGCCCTGGGCATCGTGGGCCTCCTGGCCATCCTGGGCACGGGCTACCGCCAGACCATCATGGCCTACCCCGGAGGCGGCGGGGCCTACATCGTGGCCAAGGAGAACCTCAGTGAGCGGGCTGCCCAGACCGCCGGGGCAGCCCTCCTGACGGACTACATCCTGACGGTGGCCGTGTCCGTCTCCGGCGGCGTGGCTGCCATGAGCTCCGCCCTGCCCGCCCTCCAGGGCTACAACGTCCTCCTCACCATCCTCGCCATCGTCCTCATCGCCGGGGCCAACCTCCGGGGGGTCCGGGAGTCCGGCAGCTTCTTCGCCATCCCCACCTACCTCTTCGTCTTCTGCATGGGGCTCCTGGTCCTATCGGGCTTCTGGTGCTGGTTCAGAGGCGCTTCCCCTCCGGTCCCGGCCCCGGCTGAGCTCCAGCACCAGCTGGACCACGCCCAGATGCTCTCCGGGGCGGCCCTGGTCTGGATCTTCATGCGGGCCTACAGCGCCGGCTGCACGGCCCTGACAGGCGTAGAAGCCATCTCCAACGGCGTGACCGCCTTCCGGGAACCCGCCGCCCGGAACGCCTCCCGGACCATGATCTGGATGATCCTCCTGCTGGGTTCTCTCTTCCTCAGCATCACTCTGCTCAGCCACCACTTCGGCGTGACCTACCACCACAGCACCGATCCCGCGGTGGTGAGCGAGACCCTGCTCTCCAAGCTGGCCAAGGCCATCTATGGAGATGTCCACCAAGGGCTCGCCCGGATCGTCTACCTGGCGACACAGATCAGCACCTTCGCCATCCTGGTGGTGGCCGCCAACACCGCCTACGCGGGCTTCCCCCGCCTGGCCGCCCTGCAGGCCCGGGATGGCTTCCTGCCCAAGCAGTTCGCCATTCAGGGCGACCGGCTTGTCTTCTCCAACGGCATCATCATCCTCACGGTCCTGGCCAGCTTCCTGGTCTGGCTCCTCGATGCCAACACCGACCTGCTCCTCCCTCTCTATGCCCTGGGGGTCTTCATCGGCTTCACCCTCTGCCAATTGGGCATGGTGGTCCACTGGCTGCGCCTGCGGAACAAGGCCCCCCACTGGCACACCAAGGCCTTCATCAATGGGGTGGGTGCCCTGGTCTCGGGCATCGTGATGCTGGACATCGGACTCACCAAATTCGTCCACGGGGCCTGGATCGTAGTGCTGCTGATCCCCTTGATGGTCCACATCTTCTTCCGGGTCCACCGCCACTACATCAGCATCAAGGCCCGCCTCGCCGTCAGCCGCCTGGAGGCTTTCCTCCCCCCGAAACACCACGCCCTGGTCCTGGTCTCGGGGCTCCACGGAGGCGTGGTCGAGGCCCTGGCCTACGCCCGCCTCATCGCCGGTGACCGGGTGGAGGCCCTCACGGTGGACCTGGGCTCGGACGGCCTCTGCGAAAGTCCGGCCCTGGAACGGCTCCGCTCTGACTGGACCCACTACGGCATGGGGGTGCCTCTGCGCTCCGTGCCCAGTCCCTACCGCCGCATCGTGGAGCCCATCCTCGAGGAGGTGGTCCGCTTCCGCCAGGCGGAGCCCGATGTCTGCCTCACCGTCATCCTTCCCGAGTTCGTGACCCACACCTGGTGGGAGCGCCTGCTGCACGGCCAGATGGCCTTCCGCATCAAGGCTGGGCTCATGATGAAGCCGGGGGTCATCGTAACCTCGGTCCGCATTCATCTACCCAAATAA
- a CDS encoding APC family permease: MLDIRRILLGRRLASDETSHTRIGNFVGLSVFSSDALSSVAYATQEIMASLSSNLSGAAGAAAGGAALALFGLSVPVALSIVVLLVILGVGYRQTILAYPGGGGAYIVAKENLGELSALTAGAALLTGYILTVAASVSAGVSAITSAFPAMDGWNVSLTIICTLFICVANLRGVKESGALFAVPTYGFILLMALLLGTGFVKVMLGGGPSAPQVHQSVRMATHASILGVIWIFMRAFSSGCTALTGVEAISNGIQAFKEPSARNAARTMTYMIIILGCTFLGITILAHKFGVTYIHSEDASQVAETLLSKLIKAIYGAPVAGLPKLLYYLTQGFTFAILVVAANTAYADFPRLSAIMAADGYMPKQLASRGDRLVFSNGIIFLTLISCVLVWVCHANTDLLLPLYGFGVFLGFTLSQAGMVVHWSRHRHLEKNWRFKAVINFLGATAAGAVMLDIGLAKFIHGTWIVVLLIPALVWLYIRIHRHYVSVRSRLAASRTEEIYARPNRVVIFVSKIHRGTVEALRYAKSIAGNREVEALTVDFPDDHGRPSPERGKLEADWHKYCEGIPLRVLNSPFRKVVEPIIDELERMAQAEPECTTTIILPEFVPDRWWGNLLHNQTAWRLKAMLLARPRTVVISIPYHLDSPGE; this comes from the coding sequence ATGCTTGACATCAGACGCATACTCCTCGGCCGCCGCCTCGCCAGCGACGAGACGAGCCATACCAGGATCGGCAACTTCGTCGGCCTTTCCGTCTTCAGCTCGGACGCCCTCTCCTCGGTGGCCTACGCCACCCAGGAGATCATGGCGAGCCTCTCCAGCAACCTGAGCGGTGCGGCGGGCGCCGCGGCCGGCGGGGCCGCCCTGGCCCTCTTCGGTCTCTCCGTCCCCGTCGCCCTCAGCATCGTGGTGCTCCTGGTGATTCTGGGCGTGGGCTACCGCCAGACCATCCTGGCCTACCCCGGCGGCGGCGGCGCCTACATTGTCGCCAAAGAGAACCTGGGCGAGCTCTCGGCCCTGACCGCCGGTGCAGCACTCCTGACGGGCTATATCCTGACGGTGGCGGCTTCGGTCTCCGCTGGCGTCTCCGCCATCACCTCCGCCTTTCCGGCCATGGATGGCTGGAACGTGAGCCTGACGATCATCTGCACCCTCTTCATCTGCGTCGCCAACCTCCGGGGCGTCAAGGAATCCGGTGCCCTCTTCGCCGTGCCCACCTATGGGTTCATCCTGCTCATGGCCCTCCTGCTGGGAACGGGCTTCGTGAAGGTGATGCTGGGCGGAGGCCCCTCTGCCCCCCAGGTCCACCAGTCGGTCCGGATGGCCACCCATGCCTCGATCCTCGGGGTCATCTGGATCTTCATGCGGGCCTTCAGCTCGGGCTGCACCGCCCTGACAGGCGTAGAGGCCATCTCCAACGGCATCCAGGCCTTCAAGGAGCCCTCCGCCAGGAACGCCGCCCGGACCATGACCTACATGATCATCATCCTGGGCTGCACCTTCCTGGGCATCACGATCCTGGCCCACAAGTTCGGGGTCACCTACATCCACAGCGAGGACGCCTCGCAGGTGGCGGAGACCCTGCTCTCCAAGCTCATCAAGGCCATCTACGGCGCCCCGGTGGCCGGGCTTCCCAAGCTGCTCTACTACCTCACCCAGGGCTTCACCTTCGCCATCCTGGTGGTGGCCGCCAACACGGCCTATGCCGACTTCCCCCGCCTCAGCGCCATCATGGCCGCCGACGGCTACATGCCCAAGCAGCTGGCCAGCCGGGGAGACCGCCTGGTCTTCAGCAACGGCATCATCTTCCTGACCCTCATCAGCTGCGTGCTGGTCTGGGTCTGCCACGCCAACACCGACCTGCTGCTGCCCCTCTACGGCTTCGGCGTCTTCCTCGGCTTCACCCTCAGCCAGGCGGGCATGGTGGTGCACTGGTCCAGACACCGCCACCTGGAGAAGAACTGGCGCTTCAAGGCCGTGATCAACTTCCTGGGCGCCACCGCCGCTGGCGCCGTGATGCTGGACATCGGCTTGGCCAAATTCATCCATGGCACCTGGATCGTCGTCCTCCTGATCCCCGCTCTGGTGTGGCTCTACATCCGCATCCACCGCCACTACGTCTCCGTCCGCTCCCGCCTGGCCGCCAGCCGCACAGAGGAGATCTACGCCAGGCCCAACCGGGTGGTCATCTTCGTCTCCAAGATCCACCGGGGCACCGTGGAGGCCCTGCGCTATGCCAAGTCCATCGCCGGCAACCGCGAAGTGGAGGCCCTGACCGTGGACTTCCCCGATGACCACGGTCGCCCCAGCCCCGAGCGGGGCAAGCTGGAGGCCGACTGGCACAAATACTGTGAGGGCATCCCCCTCCGGGTGCTCAACAGCCCCTTCCGCAAGGTGGTGGAGCCCATCATCGATGAACTGGAGCGGATGGCCCAGGCGGAACCGGAGTGCACCACCACCATCATCCTCCCCGAGTTCGTACCGGATCGCTGGTGGGGCAACCTGCTCCACAACCAGACCGCCTGGCGCCTCAAGGCCATGCTCCTGGCCCGACCCCGGACCGTGGTCATTTCCATCCCCTACCACCTGGACTCCCCGGGAGAATGA
- the lipA gene encoding lipoyl synthase: MGPQPQTPLPGRLPDWITRERTRLSELHAMKARLRAAGLHSVCEEARCPNRGHCFARGTATFLLLGDRCTRNCGFCAIGHGVPAPPDPEEPQAIARTVASLDLRYVVLTSVTRDDLSDGGAGHFARSIRAIRDLRPGVGIEVLTPDFQGSRAALETVLEAEPAVFNHNLETVPRLYPGVRPGADFARSLGLLEAAGGRVTKTGLMLGLGETREELLDVFGILLDAGVRRLTLGQYLRPTLAQLPVEAYLPPEVFERLGEQAREMGFERVQSAPLVRSSFEAGGDSANPAGCP, translated from the coding sequence ATGGGCCCTCAGCCGCAAACCCCCCTCCCCGGTCGCCTGCCCGACTGGATCACCCGGGAACGGACCCGGCTTTCGGAACTCCATGCCATGAAGGCGCGCCTGCGGGCCGCCGGGCTCCACTCTGTCTGTGAGGAGGCCCGCTGCCCCAACCGGGGACACTGCTTTGCGCGGGGCACGGCCACCTTCCTCCTCCTGGGCGACCGCTGCACGCGGAACTGCGGCTTCTGCGCCATTGGCCACGGCGTGCCCGCTCCGCCCGATCCGGAGGAGCCCCAGGCCATCGCCCGGACCGTGGCCTCCCTGGACCTGAGGTATGTCGTGCTCACCTCCGTGACCCGCGATGACCTGTCCGATGGAGGCGCCGGGCACTTCGCCCGGAGCATCCGGGCCATCCGGGATCTTCGCCCCGGCGTGGGGATCGAGGTGCTGACCCCTGATTTCCAGGGTTCCCGGGCTGCCCTGGAGACGGTTCTGGAGGCGGAACCCGCGGTCTTCAACCACAACCTCGAAACCGTCCCCCGCCTCTACCCCGGGGTCCGTCCCGGCGCGGATTTCGCTCGCAGCCTGGGGCTTCTGGAGGCTGCCGGGGGGCGGGTCACCAAGACCGGACTCATGCTGGGGCTCGGGGAGACCCGGGAGGAGCTCCTGGATGTCTTCGGGATCCTCCTGGATGCTGGGGTGCGGAGGCTCACCCTGGGGCAGTACCTCCGTCCCACCCTGGCCCAGCTCCCGGTGGAGGCCTACCTGCCTCCCGAGGTCTTTGAGCGGCTGGGGGAACAGGCCCGGGAAATGGGCTTCGAGCGGGTCCAGTCAGCCCCCCTGGTCCGCAGCAGCTTCGAGGCCGGGGGGGATTCGGCAAATCCCGCCGGGTGTCCGTGA
- a CDS encoding peroxiredoxin yields MTGQPLPDFELESTEGRGIGPADLKGAWTVLYAYPKDNTPGCTQEACDFRDNWARVQALGVRVYGISKDSPKSHTGFIGKYELPFPLLSDPDKALLTPLGAYGRKVMYGKETEGIIRSTFLVDPEGIIRHVWPKVSVKGHVEEVLGKLETLMR; encoded by the coding sequence ATGACCGGACAGCCCCTCCCCGACTTCGAGCTGGAATCCACCGAGGGCCGCGGGATCGGCCCAGCGGACCTGAAGGGCGCCTGGACCGTCCTCTACGCCTACCCCAAGGACAACACTCCTGGCTGCACCCAGGAGGCCTGCGACTTCCGAGACAACTGGGCCCGGGTGCAGGCCCTGGGGGTCCGGGTCTATGGCATCAGCAAGGACAGCCCCAAGAGCCACACCGGCTTCATCGGCAAGTACGAGCTCCCCTTCCCCCTGCTCTCGGACCCCGACAAGGCCCTCCTGACGCCCCTGGGGGCCTACGGCAGGAAGGTCATGTACGGCAAGGAGACCGAAGGCATCATCCGCAGCACCTTCTTGGTGGATCCCGAAGGGATCATCCGCCATGTCTGGCCGAAGGTGAGTGTGAAGGGGCATGTGGAGGAGGTCCTGGGGAAGCTGGAGACGCTGATGCGATAG
- a CDS encoding HAD family phosphatase codes for MNTEIRAVIFDYGNVISTVENGRFLESLSRLSGLDPATLDRRIFRESTLPVDFETGRIGTDAFAEALSALCGQPIALTELEASFGAIFRPIESTRSLIRRLKGRYLLGLLSNTNPWHFETEIRCCPEFALFDTVTLSYEVGAMKPHPDIYRDALDKLALPGEACVFIDDRPEFAAAARTHGIHGLTFSDGDLLRSELAALGVVEAP; via the coding sequence ATGAATACGGAGATCCGGGCGGTCATCTTCGACTACGGCAACGTCATCAGCACCGTGGAGAACGGGCGCTTTCTGGAGTCCCTGAGCCGCCTGAGCGGCCTGGACCCAGCCACCCTGGATCGGCGCATCTTCCGGGAGAGCACCCTGCCGGTGGACTTCGAGACCGGACGGATCGGCACAGACGCCTTTGCCGAAGCCCTCTCGGCCCTCTGTGGGCAGCCCATCGCCCTCACCGAGCTGGAGGCTTCCTTCGGGGCCATCTTCCGCCCCATCGAGTCCACCCGCAGCCTCATCCGCAGGCTCAAAGGGCGCTATCTCCTCGGTCTCCTCTCCAACACCAACCCCTGGCACTTCGAGACGGAGATCCGCTGCTGCCCGGAATTCGCCCTCTTCGACACCGTCACCCTCTCCTATGAGGTGGGGGCCATGAAACCCCACCCGGACATCTACCGGGATGCCCTGGACAAGCTCGCCCTGCCTGGGGAGGCCTGTGTCTTCATCGATGACCGCCCCGAGTTCGCGGCGGCCGCCCGGACCCACGGGATCCACGGGCTCACCTTCAGCGACGGGGACCTGCTCCGCAGCGAGCTGGCCGCCCTGGGCGTGGTGGAGGCCCCTTGA